A single genomic interval of Spinacia oleracea cultivar Varoflay chromosome 6, BTI_SOV_V1, whole genome shotgun sequence harbors:
- the LOC110786580 gene encoding probable polyol transporter 4, giving the protein MGIEENGLEKVGLNRTNKKNKYRRMDSPDLREELDEISEYEAQILRKSSTRKFVMASAVFASLNSVLLGYDVGVMSGAVIFIKEDLKISDVQIEVLIGILSIISLLGSLAGGKTSDTIGRKWTMALAAAIFQVGAAIMALAPNFGVLLTGRLFAGVGIGFGIMIAPVYIAEIAPAITRGCLTSFPEISINFGILLGYISNYVFSGLPAHINWRIMLGVGILPSIFIGGALFIIPESPRWLVMQNRIDEAKVVLQKTIDNEREVEEKLADIQQAAGTTNNADKYEPKAVWQELLHPTPSVKKMLIAGCGIQIFQQITGIDAVVYYSPTIFKDAGISSNTELLAATVAVGFTKTFSILIAIFLIDHLGRKPLLYVSTIGMTICLVGLGLSLALLGHEPIGIKLAILFVCANVAFFSVGIGPVCWVLSSEIFPLRLRAQASGLGAVGSRVSSGLISMSFLTVSHAITVAGTFFVFAVISVLSVVFVYKCVPETRGKSLEEIEVMFDEDILLQSSEMELADTASLVPKEPNGA; this is encoded by the exons ATGGGAATTGAAGAAAATGGGTTGGAGAAGGTGGGATTGAATAGAACTAACAAGAAGAATAAATATAGGAGAATGGATTCGCCAGATTTAAGAGAAGAATTAGATGAGATTTCAGAATACGAGGCACAAATTCTCAGGAAAAGCAGTACCAGGAAATTTGTTATGGCTTCTGCTGTTTTTGCCTCTCTCAATTCTGTGCTCCTTGGTTATG ATGTTGGGGTGATGAGTGGGGCAGTAATATTCATTAAAGAGGACTTGAAAATATCAGATGTTCAAATAGAAGTCCTCATCGGAATCCTAAGCATAATCTCATTATTAGGCAGTTTAGCTGGTGGAAAAACCTCTGACACTATAGGTAGGAAATGGACAATGGCATTAGCAGCTGCAATTTTTCAAGTAGGGGCAGCTATAATGGCATTAGCACCAAATTTTGGGGTATTACTTACAGGAAGGCTTTTTGCCGGGGTAGGAATTGGGTTTGGTATCATGATAGCTCCTGTCTATATAGCTGAGATAGCACCAGCAATTACAAGAGGGTGCTTAACATCCTTTCCTGAAATCTCTATAAACTTTGGGATTCTTTTGGGTTACATCTCGAATTATGTATTTTCGGGATTACCTGCTCATATAAACTGGAGAATCATGCTTGGTGTTGGGATTCTACCTTCTATTTTCATCGGTGGTGCACTCTTCATCATCCCTGAATCTCCTAGATGGCTGGTAATGCAAAACCGTATTGACGAAGCAAAGGTTGTTCTTCAGAAAACTATTGATAATGAAAGGGAAGTTGAAGAGAAATTAGCAGATATACAGCAAGCTGCAGGTACCACCAACAATGCTGATaagtacgaaccaaaggcagTTTGGCAGGAGCTCTTACATCCAACTCCATCTGTGAAGAAGATGTTAATTGCTGGGTGTGGAATTCAGATTTTCCAGCAGATAACAGGTATTGATGCTGTTGTATATTACAGCCCGACAATATTCAAAGATGCTGGAATAAGCAGCAACACAGAGCTTCTTGCAGCCACAGTAGCAGTTGGATTCACAAAAACTTTTTCAATCTTAATTGCTATCTTTCTCATTGATCATCTAGGGAGAAAGCCTTTGCTTTATGTGAGCACAATTGGAATGACAATTTGTTTGGTTGGGCTCGGGCTAAGCTTAGCCTTACTAGGGCATGAACCAATTGGTATAAAACTAGCTATATTGTTTGTTTGTGCAAATGTGGCCTTCTTTTCTGTAGGGATTGGGCCAGTTTGTTGGGTTTTGAGTTCGGAGATTTTCCCTCTTAGACTTCGAGCTCAGGCATCGGGTCTTGGGGCTGTTGGAAGTAGGGTTAGCAGTGGCCTAATCTCGATGTCATTTCTTACAGTTTCCCATGCAATCACAGTGGCTGGAACTTTCTTTGTATTTGCTGTGATATCAGTATTGTCTGTTGTATTTGTGTATAAGTGTGTACCTGAAACAAGAGGGAAATCTTTGGAAGAGATTGAGGTTATGTTTGATGAAGATATACTCCTACAATCAAGTGAAATGGAGCTTGCAGATACCGCGAGTCTTGTGCCAAAAGAACCGAATGGAGCATAG